AGGAACTTTATTCAATAACTGAATGCAAACATGTGGATGTGTGTGTAACATGGAACCAATGGAAGTATTGCTAAGTATGCTTCAGGTCCATTTTTTTGCTGCAATCATTTTTAAACTATTACCTTTGGGCTATCAGAGCCAGGGGTAACCATGTTGGGCTTGAGAAGGGTTCCTTCAAGAAGAACATGCTGCTCATTCAGGGCCTTGTAAACAGCTGCAAGCACAGTTTCAGTAACAGCAGCACATTTGGCAATGTCATGATCCCCATCAGTTAAAATCTCAGGCTCAACAATGGGCACAAGCCCATTCTCCTGGCAAATGATGGCATAGCGGGCCAAGCCCTGAGCATTCTGCTGGATGGACAGCTCAGAGGGCTCAGTGGGCCCAATCTTGAGCACCGCGCGCCACTTGGCAAACCTTGCACCAGCCTTGTAATACTGCTGGCACCTTGCTCCAAGAGAGTCAAAGCCTTGTGTGGTGGTCTCTGTTAGAAAAAATATGATCAGATTGATGGAATAATGGTTGTGAACGGTCCTTAAAAGCAAAAATTTCCACAACCAATAGTGCAACTTGATATGTCTTTTCTTCGAAGTTAACACAGCCACTCCTACTCAAAGATCAGGAGTTTCTGAACTCATGCACTCAAAAATAGGAGTTTGAAACCTTACAAAATAGTTGGCCAAAAAATGAATGGAATGAAGTAGGAATAGAAAACGACCAAGATCAAGATGAAGAAGTATGAAATGAAGTAATATAATTCTATATTTCTATCCCTATTGTTGCAAAAAAAACTCTCTTATTCGTAAGTATACACAACACACTTTAAGATAAGATAAAAGTGAACGTAATTCTTCTTATGAATTGTGAATGAGTATCAATCAATTTGTAATGACTATAAATGGAAAAATAATGAATATCAATAAAACTTGAATGCCATTATTTCAAGAGTCTCACCGCCATTTGTTCCAGCCAATTCAACAACACCCTTGTCCACTTTGATGCCTGGGATGACATTGTTCTCCTGGAGAAACTCAACAAAAGGCTTTCCCTCAGAGCTGTTCTGGTAGAGAGTTTCCTCAAAGAGGATGACACCAGAGAGGTACTGCAGGGCACCAGGGGAAGTGAAGAGAAGCTCACGCAGTGCTTGGCGATTGGCCTCAATGTTCTCCACATTGATGCTGGCTAGACGCTTGCCAATGGTGCCTGTGCTCTCATCTGCTGCCAAGATTCCCTTGCCAGGGGTGGCTATGTACTTGGCATTCTTTATAAGCTCATCTGGATAAAATATTATAACACCCCGTTTGTGAACCAAAGTGTAAGAGTTATTATGATTGCATAAGTCATATACTTGATGAAGATTGAAGTTGATGGAGCTTCTTAGACATGAAAACCTTTATGGTTTGGCACTTATGAGTAACAAATGAGTTTATGATGCATTCTAGGCTGCTAGTTTCTTGTATAACACCCCATTCAGAAACCTAAGTGTCAGAGTTATTATTATTGCCTTAAGTCATAAACTTGATGAAGATTGAAGTTGAGCGTGCTTCTTAGACATGAAAACCTTCAAGAGATGACACTTATGAATAACAAATGAGTTTATGCTACATTCCTAAGCTACTCTTTTGTTGTTAAACAAAGCTTTATTGTGGAAAATTTGACAAGGCTTGTAGTTCAATAACTCATTGTTTTTCAAAGTAACGATACTTAAAACATCTAAACAGACTGACACTTCACACACACCATGTCTTTCTCTCTATCTATTATTTTATCatatcaaatcatatatcacgTCTATTACTTCTTTTTATTCTTATACTTTCTCATTCTAGTTGTGCGATGTGTATGCATGCAGAATGAGGATGTCTACAAATCATTTTTCTTATATTGTATACATGTATGTATGTAGTGTGGGTGAGAAAGTAGAGGGGAGAAAAGGTTACCTGCATACTTTCCAACAAAGGCAGACATGGTTCAAAAGGTATTGGATGGCGGGAAGCAGATAACAGACGACAGCACGAAAACTGAGTTTAGCCAGGACCAAAGCTATATAGATAAATCTCTCAATGGAATATACCAAGACGTTCTACCCAGCCCATGCAAATAGAAACACACGTGTCCTGGGATTAGCCTAACGAAGGTTATCCCTCTTGGATAGAGCAATGAGTGATCCTTCTCTTCTCCTTGCCAAGTGGCAATTCAGCCATTTCAAATAATATATTCCAGTCACCTAATTACagataaaaatgaaattttgtGGAAGCTCACACCCATCATCCTCTTGGACTTGGTTCACTCTTAATATCAATATCTAAATCAATTTCTctttcttcaaa
This is a stretch of genomic DNA from Lotus japonicus ecotype B-129 chromosome 1, LjGifu_v1.2. It encodes these proteins:
- the LOC130732957 gene encoding fructose-bisphosphate aldolase, cytoplasmic isozyme 1 yields the protein MSAFVGKYADELIKNAKYIATPGKGILAADESTGTIGKRLASINVENIEANRQALRELLFTSPGALQYLSGVILFEETLYQNSSEGKPFVEFLQENNVIPGIKVDKGVVELAGTNGETTTQGFDSLGARCQQYYKAGARFAKWRAVLKIGPTEPSELSIQQNAQGLARYAIICQENGLVPIVEPEILTDGDHDIAKCAAVTETVLAAVYKALNEQHVLLEGTLLKPNMVTPGSDSPKVTPEVIAEHTVTALRRTVPAAVPGIVFLSGGQSEEQATLNLNAMNKLEVLKPWALSFSFGRALQQSTLKTWAGKKESVTKAQEVFLARCKANSEATLGKYGGGSGSGLASENLYVKDYKY